A DNA window from Daucus carota subsp. sativus chromosome 3, DH1 v3.0, whole genome shotgun sequence contains the following coding sequences:
- the LOC108215213 gene encoding exocyst complex component SEC15A yields MSNVKRKTVTENVDRGQDSVLLNLITNGEDLGPMVQLSFESGRPESLMHQLKHVVRKKEVEIEELCKLHYEEFILAVDELRGVLIDAEELKSELANENFRLQEVGSSLLLKLEQLLESYSIKKNVAEAINVSANCVRVLDLCVKCNNQIAEGRFSAALKSVDLIEKESLKHIPVKALKVLIEKRVPLIKSYVVKKVIVEVNEWFVQIRSTAKDIGQTAIGNAAASRQRDSDKIARQRKAEEQSSTGLVDFTYTLEIENSSEDSILKFDLTPLYRAYHVHTCLGIQDQFREYYYKNRLLQLSSDLQISSAQPFFESHQIFLAQIAGHFIIEDRVLRTASGLLLGNQLDKMWEIAVGKMTSMLDEQFSNMDTASNFLLVKDYVSLLGTALRQYGYSVGPILEWCSKGREKFHELLLSECRQKITAVLASDTFEQMVMKNELDYQTNVLAFNLQLSDMVPDFPYIAPFSSMVPDCCHIVISFIKDSVNYLTYGGQMIFVDVVKKYLDKLLIDVLNEAMLDKMLSASTVERQAIQVAANIGLIEKACDSFLQHAAQSCGIPAQAVERHQDSLKAKVLFKASKNEAYLALIHLINSKLDEFLALLKNVNWTSDEPPEHSNDYMNEIVIYLHTIMSTAQQILPLDVLYKVGCGAVEHISNAIVAAFLSDSIKRFTLNAVTSIDIDLNRLESFADEKFHSSGLSEIYKEDSFGSCLIEARQLVNLLLSNQPENFINPVFRERNYYALDTKKVEKICEKYKDSPDSLFGSLSSRSAKQSSRKKSMDVLKKRLKDFN; encoded by the coding sequence ATGAGTAATGTCAAGAGGAAGACTGTAACGGAGAATGTTGACAGGGGTCAAGATTCGGTCCTTTTGAATCTGATTACTAATGGAGAGGACTTGGGTCCTATGGTCCAACTTTCTTTTGAAAGTGGAAGGCCTGAATCACTTATGCACCAGCTTAAGCATGTTGTGAGGAAGAAGGAAGTTGAGATTGAGGAGCTGTGCAAGCTTCACTACGAGGAATTCATCCTTGCAGTTGATGAACTTCGTGGCGTCCTGATTGATGCTGAGGAGCTGAAGAGTGAGCTTGCGAATGAAAATTTTAGGTTGCAAGAGGTTGGGAGCAGTCTACTTTTGAAACTTGAGCAGCTCCTTGAATCGTATTCGATAAAAAAGAATGTCGCTGAAGCCATTAATGTGTCTGCTAATTGTGTTCGAGTCTTGGATCTTTGTGTGAAATGTAATAATCAGATAGCTGAAGGTCGTTTTTCTGCTGCTTTGAAGTCTGTTGATCTAATTGAAAAAGAAAGTCTAAAGCATATTCCTGTCAAGGCACTAAAGGTGCTTATAGAGAAGAGAGTACCTCTTATAAAGTCCTATGTTGTGAAGAAGGTCATCGTAGAAGTTAACGAGTGGTTTGTTCAAATCAGGAGCACAGCAAAGGATATAGGACAAACAGCAATAGGAAATGCTGCTGCTTCCCGTCAAAGGGATAGCGACAAGATAGCTCGACAAAGGAAGGCCGAGGAACAGAGTTCTACGGGGTTGGTAGATTTTACATATACTTTAGAAATTGAAAATTCTTCAGAAGATTCTATTCTGAAGTTTGATCTAACTCCTCTATATCGGGCATATCACGTTCATACCTGTCTTGGAATCCAGGATCAGTTTCGTGAATACTACTACAAAAACCGGCTTCTGCAGTTGAGTTCAGACCTGCAAATCTCTTCTGCTCAACCATTCTTTGAATCTCATCAGATCTTCTTGGCACAAATTGCTGGCCATTTTATAATTGAGGATCGAGTATTAAGAACTGCCAGCGGTTTACTATTAGGTAATCAGCTCGATAAAATGTGGGAAATAGCAGTGGGTAAAATGACTTCTATGTTGGATGAACAGTTCTCAAACATGGATACTGCAAGCAATTTTCTCTTGGTCAAGGATTATGTGAGTCTGCTTGGGACAGCCCTCAGACAATATGGTTACAGTGTTGGACCTATTCTTGAGTGGTGTAGCAAGGGCCGTGAAAAATTTCATGAGCTTCTTTTATCTGAGTGTCGGCAAAAGATAACTGCTGTCCTTGCCAGTGACACTTTTGAGCAAATGGTAATGAAAAATGAGTTGGATTACCAAACAAATGTTCTTGCGTTCAACCTCCAGCTTTCTGATATGGTGCCAGATTTCCCATATATAGCTCCATTCTCTTCCATGGTACCTGATTGCTGTCACATCGTTATATCGTTTATCAAGGACTCGGTTAATTACTTGACATATGGTGGCCAAATGATTTTTGTTGATGTCGTGAAGAAATATCTGGACAAGCTCTTGATTGATGTCTTAAATGAAGCTATGCTGGACAAAATGCTCAGTGCTAGCACTGTTGAACGTCAGGCAATACAAGTTGCTGCAAACATAGGATTAATAGAAAAAGCTTGTGATTCTTTTCTTCAGCATGCAGCTCAATCATGTGGCATCCCAGCTCAAGCAGTTGAGAGACATCAAGATAGTTTAAAAGCGAAGGTGCTTTTCAAAGCATCAAAGAATGAAGCATATCTGGCTCTTATACATTTAATTAACTCGAAGCTGGATGAGTTTCTGGCACTTCTTAAGAATGTGAATTGGACTTCTGATGAACCACCGGAGCACTCTAATGATTACATGAACGAGATTGTCATCTACTTGCACACTATTATGTCTACTGCTCAGCAAATTTTACCATTGGATGTTTTGTATAAAGTGGGATGTGGGGCAGTAGAGCATATTTCAAATGCAATTGTGGCTGCTTTTCTTAGTGACAGTATAAAGAGGTTCACTCTTAATGCAGTTACGAGCATCGATATTGATCTGAATAGACTAGAATCATTTGCTGATGAAAAATTCCACAGTTCTGGCTTGAGTGAGATATACAAGGAAGATAGTTTTGGGAGCTGTTTGATAGAAGCGAGACAACTGGTGAACCTTCTATTGAGCAATCAGCCTGAGAACTTCATCAATCCTGTATTCCGTGAGAGAAACTATTACGCATTAGATACTAAAAAGGTGgaaaaaatatgtgaaaagtACAAAGATTCCCCTGACAGTCTGTTCGGGAGCCTTTCAAGTAGAAGCGCGAAGCAGAGTTCAAGGAAGAAATCAATGGATGTCTTGAAGAAAAGGCTGAAAGATTTCAACTGA